Proteins encoded within one genomic window of Salipaludibacillus agaradhaerens:
- a CDS encoding complex I subunit 4 family protein, which yields MIGNSLTWLVFVPLVGTLLIVMIPREQVNVIRSIATGTSAAVLLFSLFIFAGFDRSTSDIQYYTVTEWFNIGFLQINFEIGLDGLSMPLILLTTLVTTLAIVASFSINDRVKEFYIWILILLSGMLGVFVALDMLLFFLFFELTLIPMFFLIGIWGGKWRAYASFKFLVYTGLGSAVMFMTFIAMFVKGAEAMNYQVLSFSLLTMADIYANPLNPDVLTGTVKGGLFLGLFIAFAIKLPVFPFHTWLPNAHVEAPTAASMILAGVLLKMGGYGLLRAGFGVLPDQAARFATLIALLGVINIIYGALLALVQTDLKSLVAYSSISHMGIVLLGMASFTTAGMQGAIFQLVSHGFISALLFFMVGAIYERTKTRTIAELGGLSKSIPILAGFMLAAAMASIGLPGLSGFVSELLAFIGIFGASEELIPAAATLGVIGAIGIIFTAGYLLWAMQRTTFGPMKEKYGELIDAKPMEYIPMIGLLGLSLAIGVYPHLLSDVINITVIDLVSRIGGG from the coding sequence ATGATAGGAAATAGCTTAACATGGCTCGTATTTGTACCTTTAGTGGGGACGCTGCTAATCGTGATGATTCCTCGAGAGCAAGTCAATGTCATTCGCTCAATTGCTACAGGGACATCGGCAGCCGTACTTCTTTTCTCACTCTTCATTTTTGCAGGATTTGACAGAAGTACGTCTGATATACAGTATTACACCGTAACAGAATGGTTTAATATTGGTTTCTTACAAATTAATTTTGAAATTGGGCTTGATGGTTTATCTATGCCGCTCATACTTCTTACGACACTTGTAACAACGTTAGCCATTGTGGCCTCTTTTTCAATAAATGACCGGGTAAAAGAGTTTTATATTTGGATACTCATACTTTTAAGCGGCATGTTAGGGGTATTCGTAGCGCTTGATATGCTCCTTTTCTTCTTGTTTTTTGAATTGACACTCATACCAATGTTTTTCTTAATTGGTATTTGGGGAGGTAAATGGCGGGCATATGCTTCCTTTAAGTTTTTAGTCTATACGGGGCTTGGGAGTGCCGTCATGTTTATGACGTTTATCGCCATGTTTGTTAAAGGAGCAGAAGCCATGAACTACCAGGTGCTCTCGTTTAGCTTGCTGACGATGGCGGATATTTATGCAAATCCTTTAAATCCAGATGTATTAACAGGGACAGTTAAAGGTGGCCTGTTTCTAGGGCTATTTATTGCATTCGCTATAAAATTGCCAGTCTTCCCATTTCACACATGGCTGCCAAATGCCCATGTGGAAGCACCTACTGCTGCAAGTATGATACTGGCAGGTGTGCTGTTAAAAATGGGAGGTTACGGATTATTGCGGGCAGGTTTCGGTGTATTACCTGATCAAGCAGCTAGGTTTGCCACATTAATTGCCCTTCTCGGGGTCATTAATATAATATATGGGGCTTTATTAGCCCTTGTGCAAACCGATTTAAAATCTCTCGTGGCTTATTCGAGTATTAGTCATATGGGGATTGTCCTTTTAGGAATGGCCTCCTTTACAACAGCAGGGATGCAAGGGGCAATTTTTCAACTCGTGTCTCACGGTTTTATTTCAGCTCTTCTTTTCTTCATGGTGGGAGCCATCTATGAGCGGACTAAAACGCGTACTATTGCTGAATTAGGTGGGTTATCGAAATCGATTCCCATATTAGCTGGTTTTATGCTGGCAGCTGCCATGGCATCGATAGGTCTTCCAGGCTTGTCTGGGTTTGTTAGTGAATTATTGGCCTTTATCGGTATTTTTGGAGCATCTGAAGAATTAATTCCAGCTGCTGCTACTCTTGGGGTGATAGGAGCGATAGGCATTATTTTCACTGCTGGATATCTTTTGTGGGCTATGCAAAGGACGACTTTTGGACCAATGAAGGAAAAGTACGGTGAATTAATAGATGCAAAACCTATGGAATACATCCCAATGATCGGTTTGCTTGGTTTAAGCTTAGCCATTGGTGTTTATCCGCATCTCTTGAGTGATGTCATTAATATAACAGTCATCGACTTAGTGTCGCGAATAGGGGGGGGATGA
- a CDS encoding NADH-quinone oxidoreductase subunit N, with translation MTVFDTNWALLTPEIALGTLALLIFTIDFMTGIHGRKPFIGRLSVLSLIITGVLVVMTNRTSGSIADVFIIDPYAMIFKLIILSGVVAVILISMSYLEKHKDVYQGEYYSLMLFSALGGMLMVSSADLITLFIGLEIVSISSYCLAGFKKHHRHSSEAAIKYVILGGTASAFILYGMSFLYGLTGSTSLVEIGASMPQLFQDYTFMIYLSFFFMLGGFGFKIAMVPFHMWAPDVYEGAPTPVTAFLSVVSKLAGFGLVLRVLVTGFEGIYQEWAFIIATMAALTMITGNLIALPQRNVKRLMAYSGIAQAGYILVPIATIITNVGVNVLMFYSVAYLFMTIGAFAIILLVTEDTGSHDLNSFAGLFSRSPYMAVAMTVFLLSLAGMPLTAGFVGKANIFILAISGDMLWLAVVMIVTSVISFVYYFGIIKQMFMVEPRANDKTLSPSLGTKVVVTVAFTFTLVLGFLPGWLMDIFTAFDWMRLL, from the coding sequence ATGACTGTTTTTGATACTAACTGGGCCTTACTAACACCAGAGATTGCGTTAGGCACACTGGCTCTACTTATATTTACAATTGATTTTATGACCGGAATTCATGGAAGGAAACCTTTTATTGGGCGTCTTTCAGTTTTAAGCTTAATTATCACAGGTGTTTTAGTTGTCATGACTAACCGAACGAGTGGATCAATTGCAGATGTTTTCATCATCGACCCATATGCGATGATATTTAAGCTTATTATTTTAAGCGGTGTCGTCGCTGTCATTCTCATTAGCATGAGTTATTTAGAGAAACATAAAGACGTTTATCAAGGTGAATATTACTCATTAATGTTGTTTTCCGCACTAGGTGGCATGCTCATGGTCTCATCGGCGGACCTTATTACGTTATTTATTGGTCTTGAGATAGTAAGCATCTCCTCCTATTGTTTGGCTGGGTTTAAAAAGCATCATCGTCATTCAAGTGAGGCGGCTATCAAGTACGTCATTCTAGGTGGAACAGCTTCAGCGTTTATTCTGTATGGCATGTCCTTTCTATATGGATTAACAGGATCAACAAGTTTAGTTGAGATCGGGGCATCGATGCCCCAGTTATTTCAAGATTACACTTTCATGATTTATTTAAGCTTTTTCTTCATGTTAGGTGGTTTTGGTTTTAAAATAGCCATGGTACCATTCCATATGTGGGCGCCAGATGTCTATGAAGGAGCACCAACTCCTGTAACAGCTTTCTTGTCAGTCGTTTCAAAGCTAGCTGGCTTTGGACTCGTGTTGAGAGTACTAGTTACAGGCTTTGAAGGGATATATCAGGAATGGGCATTTATTATCGCAACGATGGCAGCCTTAACGATGATTACTGGTAACTTGATCGCACTGCCACAGCGGAATGTTAAGCGATTAATGGCTTATTCAGGAATTGCACAAGCAGGCTATATCCTTGTACCGATTGCAACGATCATTACGAATGTTGGGGTAAACGTATTAATGTTTTATAGTGTGGCCTATCTTTTCATGACAATCGGCGCCTTTGCCATTATTCTCCTTGTCACTGAAGATACTGGCTCTCATGACTTAAACAGTTTTGCCGGGCTGTTTAGTCGCTCTCCGTATATGGCAGTAGCGATGACTGTATTTCTTTTGTCACTTGCAGGAATGCCGTTAACAGCAGGATTTGTAGGTAAGGCTAATATTTTCATCCTTGCTATTTCAGGTGATATGCTCTGGCTGGCAGTTGTGATGATTGTGACCAGTGTTATCTCCTTTGTCTATTATTTTGGGATTATTAAACAAATGTTTATGGTGGAACCGAGAGCGAATGATAAAACATTGTCACCGAGTCTAGGGACAAAGGTAGTTGTGACAGTAGCATTTACATTCACATTAGTACTAGGCTTTTTACCAGGGTGGTTAATGGACATATTTACAGCTTTTGACTGGATGCGTCTTTTATAA
- a CDS encoding DUF1146 family protein has translation MIDLLPMGQQSLFGIMISLMVLTIVWWSMQSFKFDLFLKNPDGVKAKVLMILVTIALTHIITRFLLDYLEWSTNLRYLF, from the coding sequence ATGATCGATTTACTACCGATGGGACAGCAATCCTTATTTGGGATTATGATAAGTTTGATGGTGCTTACTATCGTTTGGTGGTCGATGCAGTCGTTTAAATTCGACTTGTTTCTCAAAAATCCTGATGGTGTGAAAGCGAAAGTGTTGATGATTTTGGTGACAATAGCATTGACACACATTATCACACGCTTTTTACTGGATTACTTAGAATGGTCAACAAATCTTAGATACCTTTTTTAA
- the murA gene encoding UDP-N-acetylglucosamine 1-carboxyvinyltransferase, with protein sequence MEKIIVRGGRRLSGTVRVEGAKNAVLPVIAASILASKGKSHIYDVPALADVYTINEVLRNLNTNVEYEESGHIVVDAEKDLAVEAPFEYVRKMRASFLVMGPLLARVGHARIALPGGCAIGSRPIDQHLKGFEAMGATVEIGNGFIEAKVDGRLYGNKIYLDFPSVGATENIMMAATTALGTTIIENAAEEPEIVCLANYLNAMGAKVRGAGTGTIKIEGVDELTGADHTIIPDRIEAGTFMVAAAISGGNVLIENVMTEHLRPLIAKMSEMGVIIIEEDNGVRVIGPEKLKAVDVKTMPHPGFPTDMQSQIMALMLNAEGTSVITETVFENRFMHVEEFRRMNGNVKIEGRAAIINGPMKLQGAEVASTDLRAGAALVLTGLVADGYTRVTELQHIDRGYVDFAGKLRSLGADIERITEEQVEMENLEAPAPLKLDPNFAS encoded by the coding sequence TTGGAAAAAATCATCGTCCGCGGTGGCAGGCGCTTGAGCGGCACTGTCCGAGTTGAAGGAGCCAAAAACGCTGTTTTGCCAGTCATCGCTGCATCAATTTTAGCCAGCAAAGGTAAGAGTCACATATATGATGTACCAGCCTTAGCTGACGTATACACAATTAACGAAGTTTTACGGAATCTTAATACAAATGTGGAATATGAAGAAAGTGGCCATATCGTCGTGGATGCTGAGAAGGACCTCGCTGTTGAAGCGCCATTTGAGTATGTAAGAAAAATGCGTGCCTCTTTTTTAGTCATGGGACCATTGTTAGCACGTGTAGGGCACGCCCGCATAGCACTTCCGGGAGGCTGTGCTATTGGTTCTCGACCGATTGATCAGCACCTCAAAGGCTTTGAAGCCATGGGAGCAACAGTTGAAATTGGCAACGGCTTTATTGAGGCTAAGGTTGATGGACGTTTATATGGTAATAAAATTTATTTAGACTTTCCAAGCGTAGGGGCTACAGAGAATATTATGATGGCTGCGACTACTGCTCTTGGAACTACTATTATTGAAAATGCAGCAGAAGAGCCAGAAATTGTCTGTTTGGCTAATTATTTAAATGCGATGGGTGCTAAAGTCCGTGGGGCCGGTACAGGGACGATTAAAATTGAAGGTGTGGATGAACTAACAGGTGCAGACCACACGATCATTCCTGATAGAATTGAGGCAGGCACATTTATGGTTGCTGCAGCTATATCAGGCGGTAATGTGCTCATTGAGAATGTAATGACGGAGCACTTACGTCCGCTTATTGCAAAAATGTCGGAAATGGGCGTTATCATTATAGAAGAAGATAATGGTGTACGTGTTATTGGGCCTGAAAAATTAAAAGCGGTAGATGTTAAAACGATGCCTCATCCTGGTTTCCCGACTGATATGCAATCGCAAATTATGGCATTAATGCTGAATGCTGAAGGAACAAGTGTTATTACTGAAACAGTCTTCGAAAATCGATTTATGCATGTTGAGGAATTTCGCCGTATGAACGGTAATGTTAAAATTGAAGGCCGAGCAGCAATTATTAACGGTCCTATGAAGCTTCAAGGGGCTGAAGTGGCTTCTACTGATCTTCGTGCAGGGGCAGCTCTTGTACTTACTGGATTGGTGGCAGACGGCTATACACGAGTAACTGAACTCCAACATATTGATCGAGGATATGTTGATTTTGCAGGAAAATTACGTTCGCTTGGTGCAGATATTGAGCGTATCACAGAAGAGCAAGTAGAGATGGAAAACTTAGAAGCGCCAGCGCCGTTAAAGTTAGATCCTAATTTTGCTTCTTGA
- the spoIID gene encoding stage II sporulation protein D encodes MIKKIIFSALIFVGIVLLVPTLLVTTGGSALEEFNEELPVVGNTNKNLDEEEGKEELSNSIEHIEQVAVFRAGTEVIENVPLEEYIVGVVGSEMPASYEIEALKAQALTARTYLIRQLLEGGDLNLPEGADVTDTELHQVFQNEAELEEAWGGDFDWKISRIRQAVYETEGQVITYEGEPITATFFSTSNGYTENSEEYWENEIPYLRSVESPWDTESPRYKDEREFTIDEIETLLQVTIRDKDIGEISSRTTGGRVAELIIDGHTFSGREIRETLELDSSDFTWEIKGDKVVVETRGWGHGVGMSQFGADGMAREGYSYEDIINYYYKGVTIEEAESVLVHHKHTDKPV; translated from the coding sequence GTGATAAAGAAGATAATTTTTTCGGCGCTCATTTTTGTTGGAATTGTGTTACTTGTACCTACGTTGCTGGTGACAACGGGTGGGAGTGCTTTGGAAGAGTTTAATGAAGAGCTTCCGGTTGTTGGGAATACTAATAAGAATCTCGATGAGGAGGAGGGGAAGGAAGAATTGTCAAATTCAATTGAGCATATTGAACAAGTGGCAGTGTTTAGAGCCGGGACTGAAGTGATAGAAAATGTTCCTCTGGAAGAATATATTGTTGGTGTTGTGGGGTCGGAAATGCCTGCCTCTTATGAAATAGAAGCATTAAAAGCTCAGGCGTTAACAGCACGGACGTATTTAATTCGACAGCTGTTAGAGGGAGGCGATCTTAATTTGCCAGAGGGGGCCGATGTTACAGATACAGAACTTCATCAAGTTTTTCAAAATGAAGCAGAGTTAGAAGAAGCGTGGGGCGGTGATTTTGATTGGAAAATATCCCGTATTAGACAGGCTGTTTATGAAACAGAGGGGCAGGTCATAACATATGAAGGTGAGCCTATTACAGCAACCTTTTTCTCCACAAGTAATGGTTATACTGAGAATTCTGAAGAGTATTGGGAAAATGAAATACCTTATTTAAGAAGTGTGGAAAGTCCGTGGGACACAGAATCTCCAAGATATAAAGATGAGAGGGAATTTACGATTGACGAAATAGAAACGCTTCTTCAAGTTACCATTCGTGATAAGGATATAGGAGAAATAAGTTCACGTACAACAGGTGGGAGAGTCGCGGAGCTGATTATTGATGGTCATACCTTTTCTGGAAGGGAAATAAGAGAGACGTTAGAGTTAGATTCAAGTGATTTTACTTGGGAGATTAAGGGAGATAAAGTGGTAGTAGAAACACGCGGTTGGGGCCATGGAGTAGGGATGAGTCAATTTGGTGCAGACGGAATGGCGAGAGAAGGCTACTCATATGAAGACATTATTAACTATTATTATAAAGGTGTGACTATTGAGGAAGCAGAGTCTGTTCTCGTTCATCATAAACATACAGATAAACCAGTATAA
- a CDS encoding M23 family metallopeptidase, translating into MNNQEEKQASKWGQLQAKIKRLMKKRWALPALYLTMSAVVLTTFLWMTSTSENLTEEKDSQFNIESEQNNQRFNVAEDAETNEEAVPAVSHDEVFELPVLEENEVAVVGIFHDFDTSLEDQEQAFIRYNNYFYQNRGIDLAKEDGETFDVAAAMSGTVVKAEEDALFGQVVHIEHDEDILTIYQSLDGVSLEPGQTVKQGDVIGQAGRNLYNREAGVHAHFEIRKANVPVNPLDYLDQGLTALPDMSDEDTAKQKEPEEVPEAEENSSEDEDRDENGQENNQDNNEENGNS; encoded by the coding sequence ATGAATAATCAAGAAGAAAAACAAGCTTCCAAGTGGGGGCAGTTGCAGGCTAAAATAAAGCGCCTAATGAAAAAACGCTGGGCGTTGCCAGCATTGTATCTCACAATGTCAGCTGTGGTGCTAACGACGTTTTTATGGATGACATCAACATCAGAGAATTTAACAGAAGAAAAAGACTCTCAGTTTAATATAGAGTCTGAACAAAATAATCAACGTTTTAATGTTGCTGAAGATGCAGAAACAAACGAAGAGGCAGTACCAGCCGTTTCCCATGACGAGGTGTTTGAATTACCTGTCTTGGAGGAAAATGAAGTAGCAGTTGTAGGTATTTTTCATGACTTTGACACATCCTTAGAAGATCAAGAGCAAGCGTTCATTCGTTACAACAATTATTTCTATCAAAATAGAGGTATTGATTTAGCGAAAGAAGACGGTGAAACATTTGATGTGGCAGCTGCCATGAGTGGTACAGTTGTAAAAGCTGAAGAAGATGCTCTATTTGGTCAAGTGGTTCATATTGAACATGATGAAGATATTTTGACAATCTATCAAAGTCTTGATGGTGTATCGTTAGAGCCTGGTCAAACGGTTAAACAAGGAGATGTTATCGGGCAAGCTGGTAGAAATCTCTACAATCGCGAGGCAGGCGTCCATGCTCATTTCGAAATTCGTAAAGCAAACGTCCCGGTTAATCCTCTTGACTATCTTGATCAAGGATTGACAGCTTTACCAGACATGTCAGATGAAGACACTGCGAAACAGAAAGAGCCTGAAGAAGTACCTGAAGCAGAAGAGAATAGTTCTGAGGATGAAGATAGGGACGAAAATGGTCAAGAAAATAATCAAGATAATAACGAAGAAAACGGAAATAGCTAA
- the spoIIID gene encoding sporulation transcriptional regulator SpoIIID has protein sequence MHDYIKERTIKIGRYIVETKKTVRTIAKEFGVSKSTVHKDLTERLPEINPDLATQVKTILDYHKSIRHLRGGEATKVKYKQSTEKLPVPESKLTKI, from the coding sequence GTGCACGATTACATCAAAGAGAGGACCATCAAGATAGGCAGGTACATCGTAGAGACGAAAAAAACAGTCAGAACGATTGCAAAAGAGTTTGGTGTCTCAAAAAGCACCGTTCATAAAGATTTGACGGAGCGTTTACCAGAAATTAATCCGGACCTTGCTACTCAAGTTAAAACGATTCTAGATTATCACAAATCTATTAGACATTTACGGGGAGGGGAAGCAACGAAAGTTAAATATAAGCAATCGACTGAAAAATTACCAGTACCTGAATCGAAATTGACAAAAATTTAG
- the mreB gene encoding rod shape-determining protein — translation MFGRDIGIDLGTANVLIHVKGRGIVLNEPSVVAIDTTSKKVLAVGDEAFKMVGRTPGNIVAIRPLKDGVIADFDTTESMLKHFLDKIKVKGLLSKPRILICCPTNITSVEQKAIREAAEKSGGKNIYLEEEPKVAAVGAGMDIYQPSGNMVVDIGGGTTDIAVLSMGDIVTAASIKMAGDRFDSDILHYIKKKYKLLIGDRTSEDIKKEVGTVFPGARNETIDIRGRDMVSGLPRTITINSEEVRLAMEESVQHIVQAAKNVLEQTPPELSADIIDRGIIITGGGAYLHGIDQLLSDELKVPVLIAEQPMDCVANGTGLLLENLDRINKNKVKL, via the coding sequence ATGTTTGGAAGGGATATTGGAATTGATTTAGGTACTGCAAATGTATTGATCCATGTAAAAGGGAGAGGAATTGTATTAAACGAGCCTTCTGTTGTTGCCATTGATACGACTTCAAAAAAAGTTCTTGCTGTGGGAGATGAAGCATTTAAAATGGTTGGAAGGACACCGGGCAATATCGTGGCGATTAGACCACTTAAAGATGGTGTTATTGCTGATTTTGATACGACTGAATCAATGCTTAAACACTTTCTGGACAAAATTAAAGTTAAGGGACTCCTTTCAAAACCAAGAATTCTAATTTGTTGCCCGACTAATATCACGTCAGTGGAGCAAAAGGCCATACGTGAAGCGGCTGAAAAAAGTGGTGGGAAAAATATTTATCTGGAAGAGGAACCTAAAGTTGCAGCTGTAGGAGCTGGGATGGATATCTACCAACCAAGTGGTAATATGGTCGTTGATATTGGTGGGGGTACAACAGATATTGCCGTGCTTTCTATGGGGGACATCGTGACAGCAGCCTCCATTAAAATGGCAGGGGATCGGTTCGATAGTGATATCTTACATTACATTAAAAAGAAGTATAAATTGTTGATTGGTGATAGAACATCTGAAGATATAAAGAAAGAAGTGGGAACTGTGTTCCCTGGAGCGCGAAACGAAACAATCGATATACGAGGAAGAGATATGGTAAGTGGCCTACCACGAACGATCACGATAAACTCAGAAGAAGTTAGATTAGCTATGGAAGAGTCTGTTCAACATATCGTGCAGGCTGCTAAAAACGTTCTTGAGCAAACACCACCAGAACTTTCAGCTGATATCATTGACCGGGGGATCATTATTACTGGTGGAGGAGCCTATTTACATGGTATCGATCAATTATTGTCTGATGAATTGAAGGTACCAGTGCTTATTGCTGAGCAACCAATGGATTGTGTAGCTAATGGGACAGGCCTCCTTTTAGAAAATTTAGACCGAATAAATAAAAATAAAGTGAAATTGTAA
- a CDS encoding flagellar hook-basal body protein: MLRGLYAAGSGMIAQQRRQEMLTNNLSNVNTPGFKADQASLRTFPNMLINALGTDHQQAFGTNRVGELATGVYMQEQTPNFRQGDMQETGNNTDIALLQGLVPQDDDTGQDALLVYEILNNDGEIRYTRNGNFTIDGQGFLTDSQGHYILGVDGDPINVQNENIRVEANGQIFSDANELLGQINVAVVADPSQLVKEGNGFLRYDGENDVITAVGNAAVTYQLQQGFIERSTVDTAQTMTEMMNTLRTFEANQKVLQAYDQSLERAVNNVGRLG, encoded by the coding sequence ATGCTTCGTGGCTTATATGCAGCCGGCTCAGGGATGATTGCCCAACAGAGACGCCAGGAAATGCTTACAAATAATTTATCAAATGTTAATACTCCAGGTTTTAAAGCAGATCAAGCTTCACTAAGAACATTTCCTAATATGCTGATCAATGCGCTTGGTACGGATCACCAACAAGCATTTGGAACAAACCGTGTCGGGGAGCTAGCTACGGGTGTCTATATGCAGGAACAAACACCAAACTTCCGTCAAGGAGATATGCAAGAAACAGGCAATAATACAGATATTGCTCTTCTCCAAGGTCTTGTGCCACAAGACGATGATACAGGTCAAGATGCTCTTCTCGTTTACGAAATTTTAAATAATGATGGCGAGATTAGATATACACGAAATGGTAACTTTACTATAGATGGTCAAGGCTTTTTGACGGACTCACAAGGCCACTACATTCTCGGTGTAGATGGGGACCCGATCAATGTCCAAAATGAAAATATCCGGGTTGAAGCTAACGGACAAATTTTTTCAGATGCTAACGAATTACTTGGTCAAATAAATGTGGCGGTAGTGGCTGACCCATCTCAACTTGTAAAAGAGGGTAACGGCTTTTTGCGATATGATGGTGAAAATGACGTGATAACAGCTGTAGGTAATGCAGCAGTAACATATCAACTGCAACAGGGTTTTATTGAACGCTCAACCGTTGATACAGCACAGACGATGACTGAAATGATGAATACATTGCGGACATTTGAAGCTAACCAAAAAGTTTTACAAGCTTATGATCAAAGTCTTGAGAGAGCTGTAAACAATGTGGGACGATTAGGATAA
- a CDS encoding flagellar hook-basal body protein yields the protein MNQSMINSAVTMGQVQQKLNTIGHNLANANTTGYKQRDTSFADLLFQQVNNQPNVAREIGRQTPNGIRVGSGGAVVQTAVRFQQGAIQETGRQLDVALTEPGYFFELAPTETGERRFTRDGAFYLSPNPNAPGENNLVNSEGEFVLAADGNPISIPGGFEEFTITDNGTIQIALPDGTFQDVAQLQLVNITKPQLLVNLGDNNFTFPDLGELGFGIDDVLEESAGMGVFQQSALEGSNVDLSKEMTNMLEAQRFYQFNSQAISITDQMMGLVSNLR from the coding sequence ATGAACCAGTCAATGATTAATTCAGCAGTAACAATGGGACAAGTTCAACAGAAACTTAATACAATTGGTCATAATTTAGCCAATGCAAATACAACGGGTTATAAGCAACGTGACACAAGTTTTGCTGACCTTTTGTTTCAGCAAGTGAACAATCAACCAAATGTAGCGCGAGAAATCGGACGGCAAACACCTAATGGCATTCGTGTAGGGTCCGGTGGGGCTGTTGTTCAAACTGCTGTTAGATTTCAGCAAGGGGCGATTCAAGAAACTGGTCGACAGTTAGACGTAGCGTTAACGGAGCCAGGCTACTTCTTTGAATTGGCGCCAACTGAAACTGGTGAACGACGATTTACACGGGATGGCGCTTTTTACTTAAGCCCTAACCCGAATGCCCCTGGGGAAAATAATCTTGTGAACTCAGAAGGTGAGTTTGTGTTGGCGGCTGACGGGAATCCTATATCTATTCCTGGTGGTTTTGAGGAATTTACGATTACTGATAATGGGACGATTCAAATTGCTTTACCTGACGGAACTTTTCAAGATGTGGCCCAATTACAGCTTGTAAATATTACGAAGCCCCAACTTCTCGTCAATCTAGGAGATAATAATTTTACATTCCCAGATTTAGGTGAACTTGGTTTTGGGATTGACGATGTTTTAGAAGAATCTGCTGGAATGGGTGTTTTTCAACAGTCTGCACTTGAAGGATCGAATGTAGACCTGTCAAAAGAAATGACTAATATGCTGGAAGCTCAACGTTTTTATCAATTTAATTCCCAGGCGATTAGCATTACTGATCAAATGATGGGTCTCGTCTCAAATTTACGTTAA
- a CDS encoding DNA-directed RNA polymerase subunit beta → MSEKNEHNKHSKQRTEDASKNVDLQPNTERTSAPRSWKKPREDEDNLLSPSENALKNNVMSQRSSSPRKNNNQSTENDVYGDVTNVHHSVYVASDAPTDMPPERERFIEQTNDFQEKHIEVDELNVDETEPTQKKTKKQKRREKKGRIRLIPIWVRLLIIVIAMVISLVLGAMVGYWLVGDGGAPTDVLKPETWYHIYDIIFDGTDRQRTQ, encoded by the coding sequence ATGAGTGAAAAGAACGAGCATAATAAGCATTCGAAGCAAAGAACTGAGGATGCTAGCAAAAATGTAGACTTACAACCTAATACTGAACGTACTAGTGCTCCCCGCTCTTGGAAGAAACCAAGGGAGGACGAGGACAATCTATTGAGTCCATCCGAAAATGCACTGAAAAATAACGTTATGTCACAGAGGTCATCGTCACCTCGTAAGAATAACAACCAATCAACAGAAAATGACGTGTACGGTGATGTCACTAACGTGCATCACTCGGTTTATGTTGCCAGTGATGCACCTACTGACATGCCGCCAGAAAGAGAAAGGTTTATTGAACAGACGAACGATTTCCAAGAAAAGCACATTGAAGTAGACGAACTAAATGTTGATGAGACTGAACCAACACAGAAAAAGACTAAAAAACAAAAACGGCGTGAAAAGAAGGGGCGTATTAGGCTTATCCCTATCTGGGTAAGACTCTTAATCATAGTAATTGCTATGGTGATCAGCCTCGTCCTTGGAGCGATGGTAGGCTATTGGTTGGTTGGAGATGGGGGAGCCCCGACAGACGTGCTAAAACCGGAGACATGGTATCATATTTATGATATTATATTTGACGGAACAGATCGACAACGGACTCAGTAA
- the fabZ gene encoding 3-hydroxyacyl-ACP dehydratase FabZ, whose amino-acid sequence MLNLEEIKEIIPHRYPFLLIDRILEVEEGKRAVGIKNVSANEEFFNGHFPDYAVMPGVLIIEALAQVGAVAMLKKEENRGRLAFFAGIDGCRFKGQVRPGDQLHLEVEMTRLRGKIGKGKAIASVDGKTVAEAELMFALGDK is encoded by the coding sequence GTGCTTAATCTTGAAGAAATTAAAGAAATTATTCCTCATCGTTATCCTTTTTTACTTATCGATCGTATTTTAGAAGTGGAAGAAGGAAAAAGAGCTGTAGGAATTAAAAATGTGTCGGCAAACGAAGAGTTTTTTAATGGTCATTTCCCTGACTATGCTGTTATGCCTGGTGTGTTAATCATTGAAGCATTAGCACAAGTAGGCGCTGTGGCCATGTTAAAGAAAGAAGAAAATCGCGGTCGTCTTGCTTTTTTTGCGGGTATTGATGGATGTCGATTTAAAGGGCAAGTCCGGCCAGGGGACCAGCTTCACTTAGAAGTGGAAATGACAAGGTTGCGTGGAAAAATAGGTAAAGGCAAAGCGATAGCTTCTGTGGACGGAAAAACCGTTGCTGAAGCAGAGCTTATGTTTGCTCTTGGTGATAAATAA